The genomic region TTAGCTACTTTATCCATAAAGTATTTAAGAACAGGGTAATCATTAATTACTGCATCTACACTACCATTTTTCAAGTCCAACAAGACCTGGTCACTGTTGCTGAAATAAACGATTTTATCTTTAGTGGTAACTTTTTCAGCCATCTTAGCACCGGTGGTACCGCTCTGAACTGCAATTTTCTTGCCCTTTAGATCATCAAAACCTTTAATGTCATTGTTTTTGGCTTGTACAGCAACAATTAAGCCGGACTTGTAATAGGGATCTGTAAAGTTAACCACCTGTTTACGCTCTTCATTAATGGACATACCAGAAACTGCAACATCTATTTGGCCAGTCTGTAAAGCCGGAATTAAACCGTCAAAGTTCATGTTGCGGAAGTCAAGCTCATAGCCGGCCTCTTCGCAAAGGGCGGTAATTAAGTCCACGTCAAAACCAGTGGGCTTACCGTTCTCAACAAATTCAAAGGGTGCAAAGGCAGCATCTGAACCAACAACTAACTTCGGCTTAGCAGCGTCCTTAGGCTGTTCCTTAGCGGTCTCCTGGGCGGGTTTGTTGCCTCCACATCCCACCACGGCCACTGTCAAAGCCACTACCAGTAGGCCCAGCAGACCATACTTCAGGATCTTTTTCATTAAATTATCTCCTCCTTAATTAAATTTACCCTCGTTTTTATACACCCGTGCAAGAACTTACACATTTTGACAAACATGTATAAATACTTACACAAACTAATAAAAATTTAACGATGTGTAAATTCGACTATGTTATTTAATTTCCTGCTCGCCGGTCAGAAATTTTTTTAGTAAATCTTGTAGCAAGTTCCTTATTAATGTAGTCCCTTAAAATCAGCAGGTAGCACTAAATTTGACAAGCAGCAAGTAAAATGAGAAAATTAGTAGTATGCCAATTAACCAACAAATTAGAGGGGCAGAATTATCATGTCAACATCACAACAAATAAAAGCTGATTTGGCATTAGTGGCCATTACCTGTGCTTGGGGCGTTACCTTTGTATTGGTACAGCAAGCGTTATCAGGCATTGGTCCTTATTACTTTATCGGTCTACGGTTTACCATCGCCTTTGGTTTTTTAGCTTTAATATATTGGAAGCGGTTGGCCCAACTTGATTGGAGCACCATTAAGGCCGGATTAATCATTGGTTCTTTTTTATTTGGCGGTTACGCTTTTCAGACGGTGGGCTTAAAATATACCACTGTCTCCAACTCCGGCTTTATTACCGGGCTTTCCGTGGTGCTGGTGCCGATTACCACGGCCTTATTAAACCGGAAACCCCCCGGCCTGATAACTACCTTAGGGGTAGTCAGTGCAACTTTGGGGTTAGGCTTACTGTCATTAGGTGATAACTTAACCGTTAACCTGGGGGATGTGTTAACCTTTTTTAGCGCCTTAAGTTATGCCGGCCAAATTATCTTAGTAGGTAAATATGCCTCCCGCCATGACCCGATATTGCTGGCAATTTTACAAATCGGCGTGGTGGCTTTAATCAGTATGGCCTGCGGTGCAGTGGGAGAAACCTTCCCGCAACACTTTACCAAGCCTGTTCGGATCGGTCTTTTAATTACCGCTATCCCAGCCACCGCCATAGCCTTTTTAGTCCAAAACTTGGTGCAAAGATATACCTCCCCCACCCACACCGCCATTATATTTATTATGGAGCCGGTTTTTGCTGCCGGCACCGCCTGGCTTTTGACCGGAGAAATGCTAACCGGACGCCAGTGGGTAGGCTGCCTGTTAATTCTGGCCGGTATGCTGGTAACTGAGTTAAAAGATGCCCTGACCTCAGAGACCGCTCCGGTAAAAACCGAAGATACTTAAAACTAATACCCTTAAAAGATGATAACCCACAGGCTAGTTTACTGGGCCTATGGGTTATTATATACCTTATCATTCATTTGCTTCTTGGTTTTAGCCGGTTACTGATTTCTTGGAGTTCCTTATTGAAGCTTGCAATGGTTTTGCCCTGAGCAATGCCCTGGGAAACTCTTTTTATTCTGGTGACAATATCAACGTCCGAGGTAACTGTAACGGTATAGCCGGGTACCAGTTTTTTAACCCGGTTTAAAACATTTTTCTCCACTTGAGCAGATTTACTTTTTTCCAGGTTGGCGTTTAAATCCAGTCCCAGATAAACATTTTTGCCGGAGACAACCGCCGCAGACCCACGTACCCCTTGCACTTTATTGGCCTCATTGACAACCTTATCTGCTATGTGCCTGGGATAGGCCTGGTTAGGGTTAGTAGCCTTTTGTGTGTTGGGATTGGTTTGACTAGTGGGCGACGGAATATTGCCGGTGTTCTTCGGTTCCGGTTTCTTAGCGGCTTGACAGCCACCCAGGACCAAAGATGCTCCCAGTAAAAGTGTCAGGGGTAGAAATAATAGCTTCTTGGATGTAGCCAAGATTGGCACCTCCTTATTTATTCTGTTGTTAGCTATTATTTCTACCGTTTACTTTAATTATACAGTAGATTTGTTTCCCGGTTTTTTATAACCTTGGTATATTTTGAAACACTGTTCTAGTCTGGAACACTTAATTGCAGCCCCTGTTTCAAATTATAGTTAAGATTACGTGTTTTTAAGGATTGTTTAGTCCATAACTTTGGCGCGGGTTTTGCATATTAATTCAGCAGCATTGTTACCAATAGCACAATCCCTTGCCTGGAAAGGAGCAAAGTTATGGGTAAATTATACTTTGGGCAGTCCCTGGATGTAATCAAAAGGATTATCATATCTGGATTTAAACCAGGGGAAATCCTGCGGGATAATTTAATAGAAGCCATGATCGATGCCCGCAACAGCGTAGGTTTAAACCGCCGCTTTCGGCCGGCGGTTTTAGTGTTGGAAGCACCCACCAATCCTAAATTACTGGTGCAAATCGAGTCCCAAATTATTGTGCAAAAGAGTTTTAGTCCCATAAGTTTAGAAATATTGCTGGTCAAAATAGATTTTCGCGCGCCGCATTTAGCCAGAGTAGCCAAGTCTGTTTCCCCTCTGACCATGCTTGACCTGCCCCCTTATAGTAAAAAGCCATTTAATAAAAAATTGGGCACCAGGATTTAGCTCCGGGCCCATCATTGATTAACATCATTTTTTTTGTTTTGCACAGGGCAACGCCCCTTGACACATGAACCGGTGCCGCAGGAAGGGGCGTTACAGGAGATATCCCGGGGTTCCTCCACTGCTTCACATGGTTCAGTGTGTATTAAAACCTCAACTCCTGGCAAAATTTCTCTAATTTCCGCCTCAATTCGGTCACAAAGCAGGTGGGCGCTGCTTATGGGCATGTGCCGGGGTACCACCAGATGAAGGTCCACATGGCGGTTTGGTCCCGCCTTACGGGTACGTAAGCCGTGATATTCCAGAAACTTATCTGCATGGTTCGTTAGCACACCTTTAATTACCTCTTCTTCCTCCTGGGGTAAACTGGCATCTAACATACTGCTCATGGAGTCCCTGATTAAGTCAACTGCGGCTTTAACTATGAGCAAACCCACGGCAATGGCTATCAGGGGGTCTAAGATGGTGTATCCGGTAACTTTAATGGCCCCTATACCGATAAAAACACCCAGGGAGGTATACACATCAGTTCGCAGGTGCCAACCGTCCGCCACCAGGGCCGGTGACTCGGTTTCCTCCCCCACCTTGATTAGCACCCGGGAAACAATCCAGTTAATCCCCGCCGATGCACCCATGACAACAGCCCCCAGGCCCAGGGCCTCCAGCTCACCGCCACCGTGTAACAGTTTAGGCACCGATTGGGTAAAAATGCCGATAGCTGCCACTAAAATTAGCAACGCCTCAATGATACCCGCCAGATTTTCAAATTTGCCGTGCCCGTAAGGGTGGCTTTCATCCGCCGGTTTACCTGATTGCCTTACAGCCATAAAGGCAATTAAGGAGGCCACCAGATCTAAACCGGAGTGCAGTGCTTCGGAAATAACCCCCACCGACCCCATGGTTAAGCCAACCCATAACTTACCCATAGTTAAACAAGTGTTGGACAGGATGGAAAGGCGGGCAACTCTTACTTTTTTATTTTGCACATCGCTCATAAATTTCGCCTCCAAAACAAAACCCGTGTGACCTCATCTGACGAGGGTTAGATGAAGTCCCACGGGTAAATCCGCTGCCTAAACGGCCCGGCCTTTTCAAAATCCGGCCTGACGGCATCAGTATATCATGTTAAAAAATAATTAGCAACTGGCTGCCTGTCTCAAAAATTATTCCGGAAACCACCCTAATACCGGTTTACGGGCGGCGGTCACCTCATCCAACCTGCGTACCGGCGTGGTGTAGGGGGCGTTCTTTAATGTATCAGGATTTTCTCTGGCCTCGGCCAATACCTTGATCAGGCTGTCAGCAAATTGGTCCAGGGTTTCTTTGTTCTCAGTTTCGGTTGGTTCAATCATGAGGGCTTCCTCCACGATTAACGGGAAGTATACCGTGGGCGGATGGTACCCGTAATCCAGCAAACGTTTGGCAATGTCCAGCGTTTTAACACCCTTCTCTTTTAAATCCTTCGGGGGTGATGCCACAAATTCGTGCATGCACAGCCTGGGGAAAGGAATCCTTAGCTGGTCGCTTAACCGGTGCTTGATATAGTTAGCATTTAATACAGCATGTTCGGAAACCTGCTTCAGACCACCGCCGCCCAAAGCCCGGATGTAGGTATAGGCCTTCACCACTACCCCGAAGTTACCATAGAAAGCCTTTACCCGGCCAATGGATTGGGGCCGTTGGTAATCCAGATCATACCGGTCTCCCTGCTTAACCACCACCGGTTTGGGTAAGAAGGGCGCTAATTTGGCCTTAACGCCCACCGGTCCGGAGCCAGGGCCACCGCCACCGTGGGGAGTACCAAAGGTTTTATGCAGGTTCAGGTGCACCACATCAAAGCCCATGTCCCCGGGGCGGGCATAACCCATAATGGCATTCAGGTTAGCCCCGTCATAATACAGTAAACCTCCGGCCCGGTGTACCAGGTCAGCGATTTCCTTAATATTATCCTCAAATAAACCCAGGGTACTGGGATTGGTCAGCATTAAAGCCGCTACATCCGGACCTAACACCTGTTTAAGGCTTTCCAGGTCCACCCCACCACGTTCATCAGACTTAACTTCCACCACTTTAAAGCCGCACATGGTGGCGGAGGCCGGGTTAGTGCCGTGGGCAGAATCCGGTACGATTACCTTGGTGCGTTTAGTTTCTCCCCGGCTTTCCAGGTAGGCTTTGATGATCAGCATGCCGGTCATTTCACCATGGGCGCCGGCTGCCGGCTGCAGTGTGAATTCATCCATGCCGGTAATCTCGGCCAAGTCACGTTGCATTTCATACATTAACTGTAAGGCCCCCTGGGTGAGCTCCGCCGGTTGGTACGGGTGCAGGTTGGTAAATCCCGGTAGCGAGGCGGCATCCTCGGCCACCTTGGCATTGTATTTCATGGTGCAGGAACCCAGTGGGTAAAATCCTACATCCACCCCAAAGTTCATTCTGGACAGGCGTACAAAGTGGCGCACAGTATCCAGTTCACTTACCTCCGGTAAATCGGGGGCTTCCTCCCTTAAATAGTTCCCCGGCAATAACTTCTGGAGCGGGGCGGTAGGAACGTCAATGTCTGGAAAGGTTATCCCCTGGCGTCCGGGAGAACTTAATTCAAAGATTAATTTCTCGGTCATGCTATCGCCCCCAATCTCTGGGCCAGTAACTCTATCTCCTGTTGGCTACGTTTTTCTGTCACACATATCAACATGTGGCCGGCTAATTCCGGGTAATACAGGCCTAAGTCCAGACCACCCAGGATATTATGCCGGAGTAATTGCCGGTTGATCTCGGCCGGCGCCCGGCTGGTTTTAATCACGAATTCTTTAAACACCGGAGTGGTCCAGGGTAGCTCATAGCCAGGAATTTTAGCCAGTAAATCTCTGGTATAAGCAGTTTTCTGTACACATGATTCCGCTACCTGACGCAAACCCTTTTTCCCCACCAGGCTTAAATAAACCGTAACAGCCAGGGCACACAGGGCCTGGTTGGAGCAAATGTTGGAAGTGGCCTTATCCCGGCGAATATGCTGTTCCCTGGCCTGCAGGGTCAATACATAGCTGCGTTTGCCATCCACGTCAACTGTTTGACCAACAATACGGCCGGGCATTCTTCTCAGGAACTTATCCTTACAGGCTAAAAAGCCTACATATGGTCCGCCATAGGAGAGCGGCAGCCCCAGTGCCTGCCCCTCGCCCACTACAATATCTGCCCCGCATTGCCCCGGGGACTTCAGTAGTCCCAGAGCAACGGGATCGGCGCAAACAACCAGCAAGGCCCCCACAGCATGGGCGGCTTCGGCCAAACCGGTTAAATCTTCAATGCAACCAAAGAAGTTGGGGTACTGTACCAGCAAGGCGGCAGTATTTTTATCCAATACTTTGGCCGCTTCCTGAACCGTTGTAACCCCGTCCTGGTAATTAACCTCGGTAACCTTGATGCCAGGGCCGGACATATAAGTATTGAGAGTTTCCCGGTACTCGGGATGCACGGTTCTGGCCACCACTACAGCATCTCGTTTGGTGGTGGCACAGGCCATCAGGGCAGCTTCCGCCAAGGCACTGGCCCCATCATACATGGAAGCGTTGGCTGCATCCATCCCGGTAAGGATACGAATCATACTTTGATATTCAAAAATAGATTGCAGCACACCCTGGCTGATTTCCGGCTGGTAAGGAGTATATGCCGTATAAAACTCTGATCTGGACAAAATATGTTTTACGGCACTGGGTACATAGTGATCGTAAGCGCCGGCCCCCAGGAAGCAAATATATTCATCAGTACCCGAGTTTAATTTAGCCAGATCAGCCATATGACGGGACAGTTCCATTTCCGAAAGCCCGCCGGCCACATTAAGATCTCGCTTTAGCCTGACTTCCTCAGGAATATCCTGAAAAAGTTGGTCTGTATGATTTATTTTTAATGCCGCCAGCATTTGCCGGCGTTCTTCTTCAGTATGGGGAATAAATTTCAAATTAATTCCCTTCTTCCACCATGGCCTTGTATTCTTCGGCACTCATTAAGTTGTCCAGTTGAGACGGGTCGGACATTTCCACT from Desulfotomaculum nigrificans DSM 574 harbors:
- the gcvPA gene encoding aminomethyl-transferring glycine dehydrogenase subunit GcvPA; this encodes MKFIPHTEEERRQMLAALKINHTDQLFQDIPEEVRLKRDLNVAGGLSEMELSRHMADLAKLNSGTDEYICFLGAGAYDHYVPSAVKHILSRSEFYTAYTPYQPEISQGVLQSIFEYQSMIRILTGMDAANASMYDGASALAEAALMACATTKRDAVVVARTVHPEYRETLNTYMSGPGIKVTEVNYQDGVTTVQEAAKVLDKNTAALLVQYPNFFGCIEDLTGLAEAAHAVGALLVVCADPVALGLLKSPGQCGADIVVGEGQALGLPLSYGGPYVGFLACKDKFLRRMPGRIVGQTVDVDGKRSYVLTLQAREQHIRRDKATSNICSNQALCALAVTVYLSLVGKKGLRQVAESCVQKTAYTRDLLAKIPGYELPWTTPVFKEFVIKTSRAPAEINRQLLRHNILGGLDLGLYYPELAGHMLICVTEKRSQQEIELLAQRLGAIA
- a CDS encoding basic amino acid ABC transporter substrate-binding protein codes for the protein MKKILKYGLLGLLVVALTVAVVGCGGNKPAQETAKEQPKDAAKPKLVVGSDAAFAPFEFVENGKPTGFDVDLITALCEEAGYELDFRNMNFDGLIPALQTGQIDVAVSGMSINEERKQVVNFTDPYYKSGLIVAVQAKNNDIKGFDDLKGKKIAVQSGTTGAKMAEKVTTKDKIVYFSNSDQVLLDLKNGSVDAVINDYPVLKYFMDKVAKNDVKLVGEKLTSEDYGIAVPKNKTEVLEKLNAALKKIKENGKYAEIYKKWFNEEPPKE
- a CDS encoding YhcN/YlaJ family sporulation lipoprotein encodes the protein MATSKKLLFLPLTLLLGASLVLGGCQAAKKPEPKNTGNIPSPTSQTNPNTQKATNPNQAYPRHIADKVVNEANKVQGVRGSAAVVSGKNVYLGLDLNANLEKSKSAQVEKNVLNRVKKLVPGYTVTVTSDVDIVTRIKRVSQGIAQGKTIASFNKELQEISNRLKPRSK
- the gcvPB gene encoding aminomethyl-transferring glycine dehydrogenase subunit GcvPB: MTEKLIFELSSPGRQGITFPDIDVPTAPLQKLLPGNYLREEAPDLPEVSELDTVRHFVRLSRMNFGVDVGFYPLGSCTMKYNAKVAEDAASLPGFTNLHPYQPAELTQGALQLMYEMQRDLAEITGMDEFTLQPAAGAHGEMTGMLIIKAYLESRGETKRTKVIVPDSAHGTNPASATMCGFKVVEVKSDERGGVDLESLKQVLGPDVAALMLTNPSTLGLFEDNIKEIADLVHRAGGLLYYDGANLNAIMGYARPGDMGFDVVHLNLHKTFGTPHGGGGPGSGPVGVKAKLAPFLPKPVVVKQGDRYDLDYQRPQSIGRVKAFYGNFGVVVKAYTYIRALGGGGLKQVSEHAVLNANYIKHRLSDQLRIPFPRLCMHEFVASPPKDLKEKGVKTLDIAKRLLDYGYHPPTVYFPLIVEEALMIEPTETENKETLDQFADSLIKVLAEARENPDTLKNAPYTTPVRRLDEVTAARKPVLGWFPE
- a CDS encoding cation diffusion facilitator family transporter, with protein sequence MSDVQNKKVRVARLSILSNTCLTMGKLWVGLTMGSVGVISEALHSGLDLVASLIAFMAVRQSGKPADESHPYGHGKFENLAGIIEALLILVAAIGIFTQSVPKLLHGGGELEALGLGAVVMGASAGINWIVSRVLIKVGEETESPALVADGWHLRTDVYTSLGVFIGIGAIKVTGYTILDPLIAIAVGLLIVKAAVDLIRDSMSSMLDASLPQEEEEVIKGVLTNHADKFLEYHGLRTRKAGPNRHVDLHLVVPRHMPISSAHLLCDRIEAEIREILPGVEVLIHTEPCEAVEEPRDISCNAPSCGTGSCVKGRCPVQNKKNDVNQ
- a CDS encoding DMT family transporter, yielding MSTSQQIKADLALVAITCAWGVTFVLVQQALSGIGPYYFIGLRFTIAFGFLALIYWKRLAQLDWSTIKAGLIIGSFLFGGYAFQTVGLKYTTVSNSGFITGLSVVLVPITTALLNRKPPGLITTLGVVSATLGLGLLSLGDNLTVNLGDVLTFFSALSYAGQIILVGKYASRHDPILLAILQIGVVALISMACGAVGETFPQHFTKPVRIGLLITAIPATAIAFLVQNLVQRYTSPTHTAIIFIMEPVFAAGTAWLLTGEMLTGRQWVGCLLILAGMLVTELKDALTSETAPVKTEDT